The window CAGAACATaaccatttaaatatatatttttggctTGTTTTAGGAAATGGTATTTTGGTTTTTCAAGTTTTTTCTAAAActttgtttgataaatatttttaaaaaaatatttatttggttaaattatcaaaatattcttatattttaattttctcctTTCGAGTTAATAAaggataattttattatttaaatatataaaatgagtgATTAGATGATTGAAAGTATGAACAAAAGAATAgttgaattttgaaataaaatccttaaaaaacaaaaattcacacatcaaaattatttagatggaTACACTAAAACTTTTGATAGagtattctaaaaaaaaatcaatatattcaaTTTTGGGCATTATTTAACCCCTAAAAAAATTCAGCCCGAACTAGTTTCTTTTCTTTGATttgttttacaatattttttattcatatctaaattttaataatttgattttaccCTATAATTTATCTGTGTTTTGctcaacaaatattttataaaattgaccCTAAAAGCCAATATAAGTTCATGTTATTCATCTTtcatcacaaaaaaaaaactgattattGTGTggtctttttcattaataaaaaaaaaagccaAAAATTACTAAAATCTGTTTacttaagagcttgtttgaggaagttcattttttggttttacttgttttttttttcaaaaaaaccttaTTGGattaaaagtagaaaaaaatgattcttatttattttttattaaattattctttatctttctagatttttatttaataattaatttatattaaaaaaaataaggaataattttgatattttaagagATAGATAGTTTGATTAAATTGATGATGTGATAGTTATGCTTTTAGATAAAACCTAGGTTTGAAGTTTTCAAACAAGCCTAATGAATCTATACAAAAGTCTTACTGTACACTTCTTGTTTTGattcattaatttaataaataaataaataaaaaggtaaaattaataaatataatatttatattcaaccatattttaatataacacaAAAGTATATTAAATACACTAATAAAATACAGATAATTATTAGCTGtcaaaaagttataaaatatgtaatattttttttaaaaccaaacaaacaagacttAACAGAGTAGATTTTAACAATTTCCAATTTTCCATATTTCCCGTTTACTCCCATTGgacataataaagaaagaaacgagaaaaaaaacataacaaaatgaCACGTTTCTCGTCACGAAGCTGTATAATTGGGTCCCACTAAATCTGATCTGTCTTTcaccaaattttttttttactataaatacATTTCTCATATACTATTCTTTCTCACAAAATTAAAACCTAAATCCAAGCTCCACTCATAATAACACAATGAAAATCCTAACCAAACTCAGATCTGCATTCAAGAAGTTATTTCTTTCGAAGAAATCTTCAATCCCACCACCTTCCAACTCCGTCTTCCAGACGACGCCGCCGCCACCACCACCGTCGTCGCAGCAGTTACACACTGTTTACGTAGGTAAGTCTCGCCGTAAGTATCTCCTAAATACCGAGATTATCCAACATCCAGTGTTTCAAAATCTTGTTAATAAATCTGACGGTTCTGTTCGTTGTGAGGTTGTTCTGTTTGATCATCTGTTATGGACTATGCAGAATACTGACTCTTCTGATTATGATCTCCTTGACCTAATCGACTTCTACACCTGCTAAATCAAATCAAGTTCGGGTGCAAGTGAAtctgaaaaaataaatctaatttctATTTTTAGTTTGCATTtctgtttaaataattaagatgttaattaattaatgttttctAGATTTTAATGATCTATTGTAAGAGGTTGATGCATGGCTAGCTAACTATTAATGTATGAAGAAAAAGTTTAATGGAATATgatgttttaattttaacaacTAATTATGTTGATCTTATTATATAAGTAGATATGTAATCTCTTCAAAAGGtgtaaaaaagtaaaaataataaataaaagtagagAGATTCAACTAGAAAATAAactatgaattttaaataaaagaataataaattaacataaagcATGCACAGATATTGTAGGGAGTAATCTCTAGTCAAAAAATAaactacaaattaattaatcattatattGAGAGATTACACTTTATTTGAGACTATCCACAAAATCTAGACAAGATTTTTAATACAATTAGTTTTAATATGGAAAAAATGTTAcaccaataaatataaatgttgt is drawn from Impatiens glandulifera chromosome 3, dImpGla2.1, whole genome shotgun sequence and contains these coding sequences:
- the LOC124929975 gene encoding auxin-responsive protein SAUR76-like, giving the protein MKILTKLRSAFKKLFLSKKSSIPPPSNSVFQTTPPPPPPSSQQLHTVYVGKSRRKYLLNTEIIQHPVFQNLVNKSDGSVRCEVVLFDHLLWTMQNTDSSDYDLLDLIDFYTC